In Streptomyces chartreusis NRRL 3882, the following are encoded in one genomic region:
- a CDS encoding magnesium and cobalt transport protein CorA, whose translation MSMIRDLRAVVRPSRVSLRKEGGTYDATRSPATASAVVDCAIYRDGRRIQTENPLTPHEAVRLVRRDGGFVWIGLHEPTEAEFSGIASEFGLHPLAVEDAVQAHQRPKLERYDDSLFTVFKTIHYVEHDQLDANSEVVESGEVMCFTGRDFFITVRHGGQGSLRALRHRLQDDPELLAKGPSAVLHAIADHVVDGYIAVADAVQDDIDEVETEVFSPGRKGSPRGSDAGRIYQLKREVLEFKRAVSPLLRPMQLLSERPMRLIDPDIQKYFRDVADHLARVQEQVLGFDELLNSILQANLAQASVAQNEDMRKITSWAAIIAVPTMVCGVYGMNFDHMPELHWRYGYPVIMGITVVICLGIHRTLKRNGWL comes from the coding sequence ATGTCGATGATCCGCGACCTGCGCGCCGTCGTCCGTCCGTCCCGCGTGTCGCTGCGCAAGGAGGGCGGGACGTACGACGCCACCCGTAGCCCCGCGACGGCCTCCGCCGTCGTCGACTGCGCCATCTACCGGGACGGCCGCCGCATCCAGACCGAGAACCCGCTCACGCCGCACGAGGCGGTGCGCCTGGTGCGCCGCGACGGCGGCTTCGTGTGGATCGGCCTGCACGAGCCGACCGAAGCCGAATTCTCCGGCATCGCCAGTGAGTTCGGGCTGCACCCGCTGGCCGTGGAGGACGCCGTCCAGGCCCACCAGCGGCCCAAGCTGGAGCGCTACGACGACTCCCTCTTCACGGTCTTCAAGACCATCCACTACGTCGAGCACGACCAGCTCGACGCCAACAGCGAGGTCGTCGAGTCCGGTGAGGTCATGTGCTTCACCGGGCGGGACTTCTTCATCACCGTCCGGCACGGCGGGCAGGGATCCCTGCGGGCCCTCAGGCACCGCCTCCAGGACGACCCCGAGCTGCTGGCCAAGGGCCCCTCGGCCGTGCTGCACGCCATCGCCGACCACGTCGTCGACGGCTACATCGCGGTCGCCGACGCCGTGCAGGACGACATCGACGAGGTCGAGACCGAGGTGTTCTCACCGGGGCGCAAGGGATCCCCGCGCGGCTCGGACGCCGGCCGGATCTACCAACTCAAGCGCGAGGTGCTGGAGTTCAAGCGGGCCGTGTCGCCGCTGCTGCGGCCCATGCAGCTGCTGAGCGAGCGGCCGATGCGGCTCATCGACCCGGACATCCAGAAGTACTTCCGGGACGTCGCCGACCACCTGGCCCGGGTCCAGGAGCAGGTCCTCGGCTTCGACGAGCTGCTCAACTCCATCCTCCAGGCCAACCTCGCGCAGGCGTCCGTGGCGCAGAACGAGGACATGCGGAAGATCACCTCATGGGCCGCGATCATCGCCGTGCCGACGATGGTGTGCGGGGTGTACGGCATGAACTTCGACCACATGCCGGAGCTGCACTGGCGCTACGGCTACCCGGTGATCATGGGCATCACCGTGGTCATCTGCCTGGGCATCCACCGCACATTGAAGCGGAACGGGTGGCTGTGA
- a CDS encoding magnesium transporter MgtE N-terminal domain-containing protein, translated as MAAGAPRIFVSHLSGVAVFDPAGDQVGRVRDLVVMLRVAQRPPRLLGLVVELATRRRIFLPMTRVTAIQSGQVITTGVLNVRRFEQRPTERLVFGELLDRRVVLTETGEEVTVLDLSVHQLPARREWEIDRVFVRKGRKGSAFRRAKGEALTVEWTAVSGFSLEEQGQGAENLLATFEQLRPADLANVLHHLSPKRRAEVAAALDDDRLADVLEELPEDDQIEILGKLKEERAADVLEAMDPDDAADLLGELPTDEQERLLSLMQPGDAADMRRLMSYEDRTAGGLMTTEPIVLRPDATVADALARVRNPDLSPALAAQVYVCRPPDETPTGKYLGTVHFQRLLREPPPSLVSSIVDSDLQPLDPDADLPAIAGFFATYDMVAAPVVDEAGSLLGAVTVDDVLDHMLPEDWRETEFHLAEEEVATDGS; from the coding sequence ATGGCAGCGGGCGCCCCCCGGATCTTCGTATCGCACCTCTCCGGTGTCGCCGTCTTCGACCCCGCCGGCGACCAGGTGGGGCGTGTCCGCGATCTGGTCGTCATGCTGCGGGTGGCACAGCGACCGCCGAGGCTGCTCGGCCTCGTCGTCGAACTCGCCACCCGCCGCCGCATCTTCCTGCCGATGACCCGGGTCACCGCCATCCAGTCCGGACAGGTCATCACCACCGGCGTGCTCAACGTCCGGCGCTTCGAGCAGCGGCCCACCGAGCGGCTGGTCTTCGGGGAACTGCTGGACCGGCGCGTCGTCCTCACCGAGACCGGCGAGGAGGTCACCGTCCTCGATCTGTCGGTGCATCAGCTGCCGGCCCGCCGGGAGTGGGAGATCGACCGGGTCTTCGTCCGCAAGGGCAGGAAGGGCAGTGCCTTCCGGCGCGCCAAGGGCGAGGCGCTGACCGTCGAGTGGACCGCCGTCTCCGGCTTCTCCCTGGAGGAGCAGGGGCAGGGCGCCGAGAACCTGCTCGCCACGTTCGAGCAGCTGCGCCCCGCCGACCTGGCCAACGTCCTGCACCACCTCTCCCCCAAGCGCCGGGCCGAGGTCGCCGCCGCCCTCGACGACGACCGGCTGGCCGACGTGCTGGAGGAGCTCCCGGAGGACGACCAGATCGAGATCCTCGGCAAGCTGAAGGAGGAGCGCGCCGCCGACGTCCTGGAGGCCATGGACCCCGACGACGCGGCGGACCTGCTGGGCGAGCTGCCGACGGACGAGCAGGAGCGGCTGCTGAGCCTGATGCAGCCCGGCGACGCGGCCGACATGCGGCGCCTGATGTCGTACGAGGACCGCACGGCGGGCGGTCTGATGACCACCGAGCCGATCGTGCTGCGACCGGACGCCACCGTCGCCGACGCCCTCGCCCGCGTCCGCAACCCCGACCTCTCCCCCGCCCTGGCCGCCCAGGTCTACGTCTGCCGGCCACCGGACGAGACACCGACCGGCAAGTACCTCGGCACGGTCCACTTCCAGCGGCTGCTGCGCGAGCCACCGCCCTCCCTGGTCAGCTCGATCGTGGACAGCGACCTGCAACCGCTCGACCCCGACGCGGACCTGCCCGCCATCGCCGGGTTCTTCGCCACGTACGACATGGTCGCGGCGCCCGTGGTGGACGAGGCCGGCTCGCTGCTGGGCGCGGTGACCGTGGACGACGTACTCGACCACATGCTCCCGGAGGACTGGCGGGAGACGGAGTTCCACCTGGCCGAGGAGGAGGTGGCGACCGATGGTTCCTGA
- a CDS encoding DUF1003 domain-containing protein, whose translation MVPERETLRERTPSGSTAAGRPRTARLDQPGVPKRRILPEYDPEAFGRLSERIARFLGTGRFLVWMTAVIILWVAWNSLAPRDLRFDEYPFIFLTLMLSLQASYAAPLILLAQNRQDDRDRVNLEQDRKQNERSIADTEYLTREVAALRIGLGEVATRDWIRSELQDVVKELEERHDGHRHDPVVFPAERSRGRDADDR comes from the coding sequence ATGGTTCCTGAGCGCGAGACCCTGCGCGAGCGCACTCCGTCCGGTTCCACGGCCGCGGGCCGGCCGCGCACCGCCCGCCTCGACCAGCCGGGCGTGCCCAAGCGCCGGATCCTGCCCGAGTACGACCCGGAGGCCTTCGGGCGGTTGTCGGAACGCATCGCGCGCTTCCTCGGCACCGGACGGTTCCTGGTCTGGATGACGGCCGTCATCATCCTGTGGGTGGCCTGGAACAGCCTCGCCCCGCGCGACCTGCGCTTCGACGAGTACCCGTTCATCTTCCTGACCCTGATGCTGTCGCTCCAGGCCTCCTACGCCGCGCCGCTGATCCTGCTCGCGCAGAACCGGCAGGACGACCGCGACCGGGTCAACCTGGAGCAGGACCGCAAGCAGAACGAGCGGTCGATCGCGGACACCGAGTACCTGACCCGCGAGGTCGCCGCCCTGCGCATCGGCCTCGGCGAGGTCGCCACCCGCGACTGGATCCGCTCGGAACTCCAGGACGTGGTCAAGGAACTGGAGGAGCGGCACGACGGCCACCGTCACGACCCCGTCGTATTCCCGGCGGAACGGTCACGGGGACGTGACGCAGACGACCGCTGA
- a CDS encoding Mrp/NBP35 family ATP-binding protein encodes MATEDAVREALATVNDPEIHKPITELGMVKSVEIGADGAVAVTVYLTVSGCPMRDTITQRVTEAVSRVEGVTRVDVTLDVMSDEQRRELASALRGGQAEREVPFAKPGSLTRVYAVASGKGGVGKSSVTVNLAAAMAADGLKVGVVDADIYGHSVPRMLGADGRPTQVENMIMPPSANGVKVISIGMFTPGNAPVVWRGPMLHRALQQFLADVYWGDLDVLLLDLPPGTGDIAISVAQLVPNAEILVVTTPQQAAAEVAERAGSIAVQTHQKIVGVVENMSGLPCPHCGEMVDVFGTGGGQVVADGLTRTTGTNVPVLGNIPIDVRLREGGDEGKPVVLTDPDSPAGSALRAIAGKLGGRQRGLSGLSLGITPRNKF; translated from the coding sequence ATGGCTACGGAAGACGCGGTGCGCGAGGCACTGGCGACGGTGAACGACCCCGAGATCCACAAGCCCATCACCGAACTCGGGATGGTCAAATCCGTGGAGATCGGCGCGGACGGGGCGGTCGCGGTCACGGTGTACCTGACGGTCTCGGGCTGCCCGATGCGGGACACGATCACGCAGCGCGTGACCGAGGCGGTGTCCCGGGTCGAGGGCGTCACCCGCGTCGACGTCACGCTCGACGTGATGAGCGACGAACAGCGCCGCGAGCTGGCGTCCGCCCTGCGCGGCGGCCAGGCCGAGCGCGAGGTGCCCTTCGCCAAGCCGGGCAGCCTGACCCGCGTCTACGCGGTCGCCTCCGGCAAGGGCGGCGTGGGCAAGTCCTCGGTGACGGTGAACCTGGCGGCGGCGATGGCGGCCGACGGCCTCAAGGTCGGTGTCGTCGACGCCGACATCTACGGTCACAGCGTGCCGCGCATGCTGGGCGCCGACGGCCGTCCGACCCAGGTCGAGAACATGATCATGCCGCCGTCGGCGAACGGCGTGAAGGTCATCTCCATCGGCATGTTCACCCCGGGCAACGCCCCGGTCGTCTGGCGCGGCCCGATGCTCCACCGCGCCCTCCAGCAGTTCCTGGCGGACGTGTACTGGGGCGACCTGGACGTCCTCCTGCTGGACCTGCCGCCGGGCACCGGCGACATCGCGATCTCCGTCGCCCAGCTCGTCCCGAACGCCGAGATCCTGGTCGTCACGACCCCGCAGCAGGCCGCCGCCGAGGTCGCCGAGCGCGCCGGCTCCATCGCGGTCCAGACCCACCAGAAGATCGTCGGCGTGGTCGAGAACATGTCCGGCCTGCCCTGCCCGCACTGCGGCGAGATGGTCGACGTCTTCGGCACGGGCGGCGGCCAGGTCGTCGCCGACGGCCTGACCCGCACGACCGGCACGAACGTCCCGGTCCTCGGCAACATCCCCATCGACGTCCGCCTCCGCGAGGGCGGCGACGAGGGCAAGCCGGTGGTCCTGACGGACCCGGACTCCCCTGCGGGCTCGGCCCTGCGGGCGATCGCCGGAAAGCTGGGAGGACGCCAGCGGGGCCTGTCGGGCCTGTCCCTGGGGATCACTCCGCGGAACAAGTTCTAG
- a CDS encoding sec-independent translocase: protein MFNDIGPLELVTLIVLAVLVFGPDKLPKVIQDVTRTIRKIREFSESAKNDIREELGPEFKDFEFEDLNPKTFIRKQLDNEDLGLKEIRNGFDLKKEMAEVTDAVHGRDSDTSSSSSAGSSGGRIDMTKKPEIPDRDDRPPFDADAT, encoded by the coding sequence GTGTTCAATGACATAGGACCGCTCGAGCTGGTGACGCTCATCGTCCTCGCCGTGCTCGTCTTCGGTCCGGACAAGCTCCCGAAGGTCATCCAGGACGTGACGCGCACGATCCGGAAGATCCGTGAGTTCTCGGAGAGCGCCAAGAACGACATCCGGGAGGAACTGGGCCCGGAGTTCAAGGACTTCGAGTTCGAGGACCTCAACCCCAAGACGTTCATCCGCAAGCAGCTGGACAACGAGGACCTGGGGCTCAAGGAGATCCGCAACGGCTTCGACCTGAAGAAGGAGATGGCCGAGGTCACCGACGCCGTCCACGGCCGTGACTCCGACACGTCCTCCTCGTCGTCCGCAGGCTCCTCCGGCGGCCGTATCGACATGACGAAGAAGCCCGAGATCCCTGACCGGGACGACCGGCCGCCCTTCGACGCGGACGCCACCTGA
- a CDS encoding S1C family serine protease encodes MNEGKPTKAKWWSRPRPQGLSGEPESTGQASADSAGTDGDFELARPAVRQDAGGGDFELRRPEAVPADGAPAGVPGGHAEDGVPATPAVPPQGGPAGSAAEAGSTAETGSAAETGSAVEAGSAVEARDATSAGPVEGAPKPLHDPDPYSTPPYGEPGPWAPAPPVQHPATPAHGVMTADRPTVPGTPVPPPQGTPAVSPGIPGPTAPFPPPSAPAPAADPWQRYDPWAAPVPPGGHGPLQQNGAGVLSTQQRRRRGRMALVGGAVLLALVSGGIGGGIGTYLERNGGIGTVELPQAGKEPAGRDADSVAGIAGRSLPSVVTLHVSGSGEQGTGTGFVLDTRGHILTNNHVVRAAGSAGDITVTFNGGETAEAELVGRDSGYDLAVVKVKGVRGLTPLPLGNSDNVQVGDPVVAIGAPFDLAGTVTSGIISAKQRPITAGGEKGDGSDVSYVDALQTDAPINPGNSGGPLLDAKARVIGINSAIRSADSGSELDGGQAGSIGLGFAIPINQGKRVAEELINTGKATHPVIGITLDMDYTGDGARVAAEGSEGGPPVTVGGPGAKAGIKAGDVITEVDGQRVHSGEELIVKTRARRPGDRLELTVERAGKERTVSLVLGSSGES; translated from the coding sequence ATGAACGAGGGGAAGCCCACGAAGGCCAAGTGGTGGAGCCGTCCTCGGCCGCAGGGCCTTTCGGGGGAGCCGGAGAGTACGGGGCAGGCGTCGGCGGACTCGGCCGGCACCGACGGTGACTTCGAGCTGGCGCGTCCTGCCGTGCGGCAGGACGCGGGCGGTGGCGACTTCGAGTTGAGGCGCCCCGAGGCTGTACCGGCCGACGGTGCGCCCGCCGGGGTGCCCGGTGGGCATGCCGAGGACGGCGTTCCCGCCACGCCCGCCGTGCCGCCCCAGGGCGGGCCTGCGGGGAGCGCCGCGGAGGCCGGGAGTACGGCGGAGACCGGGAGTGCTGCGGAGACCGGCAGCGCCGTGGAAGCAGGCAGCGCCGTGGAGGCCCGGGACGCCACCTCCGCCGGGCCGGTCGAGGGCGCCCCCAAGCCCCTGCACGACCCCGACCCGTACAGCACACCGCCCTACGGTGAACCCGGCCCCTGGGCGCCCGCGCCGCCGGTGCAGCATCCGGCGACGCCGGCGCACGGCGTGATGACGGCGGACCGGCCGACCGTGCCCGGCACGCCCGTTCCGCCGCCGCAGGGGACACCGGCGGTCTCTCCCGGCATCCCCGGGCCCACCGCGCCCTTCCCGCCCCCCAGCGCCCCCGCACCTGCCGCCGACCCCTGGCAGCGCTACGACCCCTGGGCGGCCCCCGTGCCCCCGGGCGGCCACGGCCCTCTCCAGCAGAACGGGGCCGGAGTGCTCAGCACGCAGCAGAGGCGCCGGCGGGGCCGGATGGCGCTGGTCGGTGGTGCCGTGCTGCTCGCGCTCGTGTCCGGGGGCATCGGCGGCGGCATAGGGACATATCTGGAGCGGAACGGCGGCATCGGGACCGTCGAGCTGCCACAGGCCGGGAAGGAACCCGCCGGGCGGGACGCGGACAGTGTGGCGGGGATCGCCGGGCGGTCCCTGCCCAGCGTGGTCACGCTGCATGTGAGCGGCTCCGGCGAGCAGGGCACGGGCACCGGCTTCGTGCTCGACACCCGGGGGCACATCCTCACCAACAACCACGTCGTGCGGGCCGCCGGATCCGCCGGCGATATCACGGTGACCTTCAACGGCGGCGAGACCGCCGAGGCCGAGCTCGTCGGCCGGGACAGCGGCTACGACCTCGCCGTCGTGAAGGTGAAGGGCGTGCGCGGACTCACCCCGCTGCCCCTCGGCAACTCGGACAACGTGCAGGTCGGCGACCCGGTCGTGGCCATCGGCGCGCCCTTCGACCTGGCCGGCACCGTCACCTCCGGCATCATCAGCGCCAAGCAGCGGCCCATCACGGCGGGCGGCGAGAAGGGCGACGGCAGCGACGTGTCGTACGTCGACGCGCTCCAGACCGACGCCCCCATCAACCCGGGCAACTCCGGCGGGCCCCTGCTCGACGCCAAGGCCCGGGTCATCGGCATCAACTCGGCCATCCGGTCGGCGGACAGCGGCTCCGAGCTGGACGGCGGCCAGGCCGGCTCGATAGGCCTCGGCTTCGCCATACCCATCAACCAGGGCAAGCGCGTCGCCGAGGAACTGATCAACACCGGGAAGGCGACCCACCCGGTGATCGGCATCACCCTCGACATGGACTACACGGGCGACGGCGCCCGCGTCGCCGCCGAGGGCAGTGAGGGCGGACCGCCGGTGACCGTGGGCGGTCCGGGCGCCAAGGCCGGGATCAAGGCGGGTGACGTCATCACCGAGGTCGACGGGCAGCGCGTCCACTCCGGCGAGGAACTGATCGTCAAGACCCGTGCCCGCCGTCCCGGCGACCGGCTGGAGCTGACCGTGGAGCGCGCCGGCAAGGAGCGGACGGTGTCGCTCGTCCTCGGGTCCTCCGGCGAAAGCTGA
- a CDS encoding anti-sigma factor family protein: MDGELGHDARERVLAHVATCPKCKAEVDAQRRLKNVFAEAAPPPPSESFLARLQGLPAGGGPDGDATPPGGGGLPGGLSGRFGSSGAFGAKRGDRFEFGYVPARPHVPVLPSSAGSQRLPAGGRGLPSDGRGLPPGSRGFRIHDVGRHEPDRSSSRLRFAFAAAGAVSLAAIALGGVTAGTPTDAEARGGAGAGSNVTPMRTQGTGAATQPESQRRRGTGPLLGQVHGQSVLGNTPVAPTEVSAPLLPGVPHSAAGQHAVHALAAPVMAGAAAVSPLIRPLEAAPPAVLTSWSTVPEIAAPLLAVPLPDTTSSPSSPASSRTAR, encoded by the coding sequence GTGGACGGAGAGCTCGGTCATGACGCGCGTGAGCGTGTACTGGCGCATGTGGCCACCTGCCCGAAGTGCAAGGCGGAAGTGGACGCCCAGCGCCGGCTGAAGAACGTCTTCGCGGAGGCGGCCCCGCCGCCCCCCTCCGAGAGCTTCCTGGCCCGCCTGCAGGGACTACCCGCGGGCGGCGGCCCGGACGGTGATGCCACACCGCCGGGCGGGGGAGGGCTGCCCGGCGGACTGTCCGGGCGGTTCGGATCATCCGGAGCCTTCGGAGCCAAGCGCGGCGACCGGTTCGAGTTCGGGTACGTCCCGGCCCGGCCGCACGTCCCCGTGCTGCCGTCCTCCGCTGGGAGTCAGAGGCTCCCCGCGGGCGGGCGGGGCCTGCCGTCCGACGGCCGCGGCCTTCCTCCGGGCAGCCGGGGCTTCCGGATCCACGACGTCGGGCGGCATGAGCCCGACAGATCTTCCTCGCGACTGCGGTTCGCCTTCGCGGCCGCCGGAGCCGTGTCGCTGGCCGCGATCGCGCTCGGCGGCGTCACCGCCGGCACTCCGACCGACGCGGAGGCCCGCGGCGGTGCCGGCGCGGGAAGCAACGTGACGCCCATGCGCACGCAGGGCACGGGCGCCGCGACGCAGCCCGAATCCCAGCGGCGCCGCGGTACGGGGCCGCTGCTCGGGCAGGTGCACGGCCAGAGTGTGCTCGGCAACACCCCGGTCGCCCCGACCGAGGTGTCCGCGCCGCTGCTGCCGGGTGTGCCGCACTCCGCCGCGGGGCAGCACGCCGTCCACGCGCTGGCCGCCCCGGTGATGGCCGGAGCCGCCGCGGTGTCCCCGCTGATACGTCCGCTCGAGGCCGCCCCGCCGGCCGTCCTCACCTCGTGGTCGACGGTCCCCGAGATCGCGGCGCCCCTGCTCGCCGTGCCCCTCCCGGACACGACCTCGTCCCCCTCCTCTCCCGCCTCCTCCCGCACGGCTCGCTGA
- the sigE gene encoding RNA polymerase sigma factor SigE, with protein MVGAPLDTTRADRGGAAAPVDRGGVLRRFFTSAGRPTSVNDTADHSHAADFAQTATFTTDADGQAWTPPTWEEIVSTHSGRVYRLAYRLTGNQHDAEDLTQEVFVRVFRSLSTYTPGTFEGWLHRITTNLFLDMVRRKQRIRFDALGEDAAERLPSKEPTPQQVFNDAHFDADVQQALDTLAPEFRAAVVLCDIEGLSYEEIAATLGVKLGTVRSRIHRGRSQLRKALAHRSPEARAERRSFVPRVPALGGGGASA; from the coding sequence ATGGTAGGGGCTCCACTGGACACCACCAGAGCTGACAGGGGAGGTGCGGCTGCGCCTGTGGATAGGGGAGGAGTGCTCCGGCGCTTCTTCACATCGGCGGGCAGGCCGACATCCGTGAACGACACCGCTGACCACAGCCACGCCGCTGACTTCGCCCAGACCGCGACCTTCACCACCGACGCGGACGGGCAGGCGTGGACTCCGCCCACGTGGGAGGAGATCGTCAGCACACACAGCGGCCGGGTCTACCGGCTCGCTTACCGCCTGACCGGCAACCAGCACGACGCCGAGGACCTCACGCAGGAGGTCTTCGTCCGTGTCTTCCGTTCCCTGTCGACGTACACGCCGGGCACCTTCGAGGGCTGGCTGCACCGCATCACGACGAACCTGTTCCTGGACATGGTCCGCCGCAAGCAGCGCATCCGCTTCGACGCGCTCGGCGAGGACGCGGCCGAGCGGCTGCCCAGCAAGGAGCCCACGCCGCAGCAGGTCTTCAACGACGCGCACTTCGACGCGGACGTCCAGCAGGCCCTCGACACCCTCGCCCCCGAGTTCCGCGCCGCGGTCGTCCTGTGCGACATCGAAGGACTGTCGTACGAGGAGATCGCCGCGACCCTCGGCGTCAAGCTCGGCACGGTCCGTTCGCGGATCCACCGGGGCCGTTCCCAGCTGCGCAAGGCCCTCGCGCACCGCTCCCCGGAGGCGCGCGCCGAGCGCCGCTCCTTCGTGCCCCGTGTTCCCGCACTGGGAGGAGGGGGCGCGAGCGCGTGA
- a CDS encoding O-methyltransferase, translating to MCGFPGPTDTVTPRHSRGQERVITGNRQTSWAFADAYVAEDEALHWARDRAREAGLRSVTPGTGAALRLLAASVDAKAVAEIGTGCGVSGIHLLHGMRPDGVLTTVDPEPEHQQFARQAFRASGFASNRARFIPGRALDVLPRLADAGYDLVFCDGDRLEVMDYLAESLRLLRPGGLVVFEGAFANGRTVDSGPQPTEVLRLRELLRAVRESQELVPSLLPVGDGLLCAVKR from the coding sequence ATCTGCGGGTTCCCGGGCCCAACGGATACAGTCACGCCCAGGCATTCACGGGGACAGGAGAGGGTCATTACCGGCAACCGGCAGACGAGCTGGGCGTTCGCCGACGCCTATGTCGCCGAGGACGAAGCGCTGCACTGGGCCCGCGACCGGGCCCGTGAGGCGGGGCTGCGCTCGGTGACGCCCGGCACGGGCGCCGCGCTGCGGTTGCTGGCCGCGTCCGTCGACGCGAAGGCCGTCGCGGAGATCGGGACCGGCTGCGGCGTCTCGGGGATCCACCTCCTGCACGGTATGCGCCCCGACGGTGTTCTGACCACCGTGGATCCCGAGCCGGAGCACCAGCAGTTCGCGCGCCAGGCCTTCCGCGCCTCCGGCTTCGCCAGCAACCGGGCCCGCTTCATCCCGGGCCGCGCCCTGGACGTACTGCCCCGCCTCGCGGACGCCGGCTACGACCTGGTCTTCTGCGACGGCGATCGCCTGGAGGTCATGGACTACCTCGCTGAATCGTTGCGGCTGCTGCGCCCCGGCGGGCTGGTCGTCTTCGAGGGCGCTTTCGCCAACGGCCGGACGGTCGACTCCGGTCCCCAGCCCACCGAGGTGCTGCGGCTGCGGGAACTGCTGCGCGCGGTGCGCGAGAGCCAGGAGCTGGTGCCGTCCCTGCTGCCGGTGGGCGACGGGCTGCTGTGCGCGGTGAAACGGTAG
- a CDS encoding DUF3117 domain-containing protein, with protein sequence MAAMKPRTGDGPLEVTKEGRGIVMRVPLEGGGRLVVELTPDEADALGDALKKVVG encoded by the coding sequence ATGGCGGCCATGAAGCCGCGAACGGGTGATGGCCCGCTCGAGGTGACCAAGGAGGGGCGGGGCATCGTCATGCGCGTTCCGCTCGAAGGCGGCGGTCGGCTCGTCGTCGAGCTGACCCCGGACGAGGCCGACGCCCTGGGCGACGCCCTCAAGAAGGTCGTCGGCTGA
- a CDS encoding enoyl-CoA hydratase/isomerase family protein, whose protein sequence is MADTVLYEVSDGLATITLNRPEAMNALNVAAKVALRDAVRSAADDTAVRAVLLTAAGDRAFCVGQDLKEHIGLLVQDRETGSRQTMSTVREHYNPIVRTLAEAAKPVVAAVNGVAAGAGFGFALAADYRIVADTAAFNTSFAGVALTADSGISWTLPRVIGPGRAADLLLFPRSISAQEAYELGIANRLVPAGELRAEAEKVARALAEGPTVAYAALKESMAYGLTHSLEETLEKEDELQTRAGSSEDHAIAVQAFVNKEKPRYLGR, encoded by the coding sequence ATGGCCGACACCGTGCTCTACGAGGTGAGCGACGGACTCGCGACGATCACGCTGAACCGCCCGGAGGCGATGAACGCGCTGAACGTGGCGGCCAAGGTCGCCCTGCGGGACGCGGTCCGGTCCGCGGCGGACGACACCGCCGTACGGGCGGTGCTGCTGACGGCCGCCGGGGACCGGGCGTTCTGCGTCGGGCAGGACCTCAAGGAGCACATCGGGCTGCTGGTCCAGGACCGGGAGACCGGTTCACGGCAGACCATGAGCACGGTGCGGGAGCACTACAACCCGATCGTGCGGACGCTGGCCGAGGCCGCGAAGCCGGTCGTCGCCGCCGTGAACGGGGTGGCGGCCGGGGCGGGATTCGGCTTCGCACTCGCGGCGGACTACCGGATCGTGGCGGACACGGCCGCGTTCAACACCTCGTTCGCCGGGGTGGCGCTGACCGCCGACTCGGGGATCTCCTGGACACTGCCGCGGGTGATCGGCCCCGGCAGGGCGGCTGACCTGCTGCTCTTCCCGAGGAGCATCAGCGCGCAGGAGGCGTACGAGCTCGGCATCGCCAACCGGCTGGTGCCGGCCGGCGAGCTGCGCGCGGAGGCCGAGAAGGTGGCGCGGGCGCTGGCCGAGGGGCCGACGGTGGCGTACGCGGCGCTGAAGGAGTCGATGGCCTACGGGCTGACGCACTCCCTGGAGGAGACGCTGGAGAAGGAGGACGAGCTCCAGACCCGGGCGGGCTCCTCCGAGGACCACGCGATCGCGGTGCAGGCCTTCGTCAACAAGGAGAAGCCCCGGTATCTGGGGCGCTGA
- a CDS encoding DNA-3-methyladenine glycosylase I → MSDGAALAGPDGALRCPWALSAPEYVTYHDEEWGRPVHGDDALYERLSLEAFQSGLSWITILRRRPGFRAAFADFKIAAVAGFTDEDRERLLADAGIIRNRAKIDATLANARVLAGWAPGELDELIWSHAPEPGTRPVPKALSDVPAVTPESTALSKALKKRGLRFVGPTTAYALMQACGLVDDHLQACVARGA, encoded by the coding sequence ATGAGCGACGGCGCCGCCCTCGCCGGCCCGGACGGCGCGCTGCGCTGCCCCTGGGCCCTGTCCGCCCCGGAGTACGTGACGTACCACGACGAGGAGTGGGGCCGCCCGGTCCACGGCGACGACGCGCTCTACGAGCGCCTCAGCCTGGAGGCCTTCCAGTCCGGCCTGTCCTGGATCACGATCCTGCGTCGCCGCCCCGGCTTCCGCGCCGCCTTCGCCGACTTCAAGATCGCCGCGGTGGCCGGCTTCACCGACGAGGACCGCGAGCGCCTCCTCGCCGACGCCGGCATCATCCGCAACCGCGCCAAGATCGACGCGACGCTCGCCAACGCGCGCGTGCTGGCCGGGTGGGCCCCGGGCGAACTGGACGAGCTGATCTGGTCGCACGCCCCCGAGCCGGGCACCCGCCCGGTCCCGAAGGCGCTCTCCGACGTCCCGGCCGTCACACCCGAGTCGACGGCCCTGTCCAAGGCACTGAAGAAGCGGGGCCTGCGCTTCGTCGGCCCGACGACGGCGTACGCGCTGATGCAGGCCTGCGGACTGGTCGACGACCACCTCCAGGCCTGCGTCGCGCGTGGCGCATGA